The Triticum dicoccoides isolate Atlit2015 ecotype Zavitan chromosome 6A, WEW_v2.0, whole genome shotgun sequence genome has a window encoding:
- the LOC119319469 gene encoding histone H2B.2-like, translated as MAPKAAEKKPAAATAEKTTTGKKPKAEKRAPASKEAGGEGKTRGRKKGSKAKKGVETYKIYIFKVLKQVHPDIGISSKAMSIMNSFINDIFEKLAGESAKLARYNKKPTITSREIQTSVRLVLPGELAKHAVSEGTKAVTKFTSS; from the coding sequence ATGGCACCCAAGGCAGCGGAGAAGAAGCCGGCAGCGGCCACGGCCGAGAAGACCACCACGGGGAAGAAGCCCAAGGCGGAGAAGCGGGCGCCGGCGTCcaaggaggccggcggcgaggggaAGACGAGGGGCAGGAAGAAGGGCAGCAAGGCCAAGAAGGGTGTGGAGACGTACAAGATCTACATCTTCAAGGTGCTCAAGCAGGTGCACCCGGACATCGGCATCTCCTCCAAGGCCATGTCcatcatgaactccttcatcaacgACATCTTCGAGAAGCTGGCCGGCGAGTCCGCCAAGCTCGCCCGCTACAACAAGAAGCCCACCATCACGTCCCGGGAGATCCAGACCTCCGTCCGCCTTGTCCTCCCCGGCGAGCTCGCCAAGCACGCCGTCTCTGAGGGCACCAAGGCCGTCACCAAGTTCACCTCATCCTAG